CGTCGTGGACATCGAAAAACTGGTGCAGGGTGGCTATGGGCTGGCCCGCCTCGAAGGACGCACGCTCTTTGTCCGAGGGGCGGCTCCAGGGGAGCAGGTGGAGGTTCGGCTCGGTCCCGCGCGGGGACAATATCAAGAGGCCTGGGTCCAGCGGGTGGTCAGGGCCTCGGCGGATCGCGTGGCGGCTCCTTGCGAGGTCTACGGCCGCTGCGGGGGCTGTCAATTCCAGCACCTGCACTACGGGAGCGAGCTGCATTGGAAAAAGGAAATCCTGCTGGAGACGCTGAAGCGGGTCGGCAAGATCGACGGGCTGCCGATGCCGGAGGTCGTGCCTTCTCCGTCGGAATACGGGAGTCGCGGGGTCGTGCGGTTCGGTCTGTTGCGCCGGGGCAACGGCTTTGCGCTGGGGTTTCACGAGGAAGGGTCGGTCCGGCTGGTTGCGGCGACGGATTGTCTTCTGCTGACGACCGTCCTGCGGGAACAGGTGCGCGTGATCCAAACTCGACTCGGCGCCATGGCCTCGCTGGGCTGCCTGGTGCATTCGATCGAACTGCGGGCCTCCTCGACGTTCGATCAGACGCTGATGATTGTCCGTACCGATGCCGCTCATCAACGGGCCATCGGCCGCGTGACGGACCTGGCTCAAGACCTGCCCGACCTGGTGGGGCTTGTGGTACTCGGTGAGCGAGGCGGGCGGGAGCAACGGTGGGTGGAGGGGCAGGATTGGATCGCCGAACGGTTGGACGACCTGCTGTTCCGGATCGGCGATCGCTCGTTCATGCAGTCAAACTGGGCCGTCACCCAATCCTTGGTCCAAACGGTCATCGAATGGACGGAGCCAACGGTCGGCCTGCGGGTCCTGGAACTCTTTGCCGGCATCGGCACGCTGGGCTTGCCGCTGGCCAAGCGGGGTTCGTTGGTCACCATGGTGGAGAGCAATCCTTGGGCCTCGGCCGACGCGAGAAGGGCCGCCAAGGGCAATCACATCGGGCGCTGCCGGTTTCGGGTGGCGCCGGTTGAGCAATTTCTGACCGCGGAACCATCGATGGAGTACGACGTGATTCTGCTCGATCCTCCCCGCACGGGCCTGAACCGGGATTGTGTGCAGGGTCTGCTTCGCGCCGACCATGCGCGGCTGCTCTATGTCTCCTGTGATCCGCCGACGCTCGCGCGGGACCTGCGGCGCCTGCTCGACGGAGGGTATCGAATTGTCCGCCTCCAATCCTTCGACATGTTCCCCCGCACCGCCCATCTGGAGACGTTGGTGGAGTTGGCGCGTTAGAATCGTCGATGGTCCATCGTCATTTGTCAATGGTGGAATGGCGAGATGATCGATTCCCCTTTCTGTTACGAATGACTGATGATGTTCAGTGACGCTCCATATGCGTTGACCGGATAGATTCCCTCCGTTAAGATGCGCCTCCCGTGGCCACGTACCGACAAGCAGGTGTCGACATCGAGGCGGGCAACGAGTTTGTCCGCCGGATCACGCCGCTGGTCCGCTCGACCTTTCGCCCGGAAGTCCTGACCGATCTTGGGGGATTCGGAGGGCTGTTCCGGTTCGATCCATCGCGGTATCGGGAGCCGGTGTTGGTGTCCGGTACGGACGGCGTGGGGACCAAGCTCAAGATCGCCTTCCTGATGGACAAACACGACACGGTCGGGATCGATCTCGTGGCCATGTCGGTGAACGATATCGCCGTGAGCGGGGCCGAGCCGCTGTTCTTTCTCGATTACTTTGCCACGGGAAAATTGGCGATCGGTGTCGCGGAGACGGTGGTGCGGGGAATTGCGGAAGGGTGCCGGCAGGCCGGGTGCGCGCTGATCGGGGGCGAGACGGCGGAGATGCCCTCGTTCTATCCCGATGGAGAATACGACCTGGCCGGGTTTGCCGTGGGCGTGGTGGACCGGCAGAAGATCATCGACGGGCACGATATCGTGCCGGGAGACCTGTTGGTCGGCTTGGCCTCGACCGGTCTCCACAGCAACGGATTTTCGCTGGCGCGCCGGGTATTGCTTGATGACGCCGTGCTGACTGTGTCGAGTCGAGTGGATGATCTCGCTCACTCGCTCGGCGAAACGTTGTTGACCCCGACGCGCATCTATGTCCGAACCGTCTTGAAACTGATCGCGGCGCACCGGATCAAGGGCATCGCTCATATCACCGGAGGAGGGATCACGGAAAATCTCCCGCGTGTCTTTCCGCAAGGCAGGCTCGGGCTCATCCGACGGGGTTCTTGGGCCATCCCGCCGATTTTCCCGCTGATTCAGCGCCTCGGCCGGGTGGAAGAGGAGGAGATGTATCGGGTCTTCAATATGGGGATCGGTCTGATTCTTGTGGTCCCGGCAGAGGAGGCCGAGAAGGTAGTCATGTCGGCCAGGCAGGAAGGAGAAACGGCTTGGATCATCGGCGAGGTGGCGCAGGGAAGCGCAGTCGAGCGGAGAGTGGACTATGTCGGTTAACGGAAAGAGCCAGCGGGTCAGGATTGGCGTGCTCGCGTCCGGGCGCGGGTCCAACCTGCAGGCGATCATCGATGCCATCGAAGCCGGCACCTTGCAGGCGCACATCGTTGTTGTGATCAGCAACAAGCGGGATGCCCAGGCGCTCGAACGGGCGCGCCGGCATGGCCTTCAGGATGTATTCGTCGATCCCAAACCCTTTGCGGGGCAACCGGACAGCCGCGAAGCCTACGATCGGGCGTTGCTCGATGTCTTGCACAAGCACGAGGTCGAGTTGGTGCTGCTGGCCGGCTACATGAAGATCGTGACGCCGGTGCTGACCCAGGCCTATGAGAACCGGATGATGAACATCCATCCGTCGCTCCTGCCGGCCTTTCCCGGATTGGATGTGCAGAAGAAAGCGCTGGAATGGGGCGTCAAGGTGGCGGGCTGCACCGTGCACTTCGTCACGCCGGGGGTCGATGAAGGCCCGATCATCGTCCAGGCCGCCGTTCCGGTCTTGGAGCAGGACACGCCGGAGACGTTGGCCACGAGGATTCTAGCCGAAGAACACCGGATCTATCCCAGGGCGGTGCAACTCTATGCGGAGGGCCGGTTGCGGGTGGAGGGCCGGCGGGTTCATGTGGAGGGGGCGCCGGCGGCGGCAGTAACTTCCCTGTTGAATCCCTAGCCGTGAGACACCTGGGGCTGAGCAGGTAGAGAAGATGAGGCCTAGAGAATACCTGACAGGCCGACCCAGGTTTCGGTAGCGGCAAGCCTGATCGGTCGTGTATAATCCGTTCACGAAAATAACGCACCGAGTGCCGATCTTCCTCCCCGTCTCCTCCGCAGTTCTGGTCGCCGCGGCAATTCAGCCTCGGCCGTGCCTGCGGTCAAGAAGGACGGCACTCGGGCATCCCAAGGTGGGGGGCTAGCTCAGTTGGGAGAGCACTACGTTCGCAACGTAGGGGTCGCGGGTTCGACTCCCGTGCCCTCCACCATACCGCACTTCGTGAGACCCGGCGCCTCATCGGCGATAGCCCTCTTCCTTGCGGCGCCGGATAAACACCTTCAGTGAATCCGTTCTCTTGGTTTAACTATCAACCTTCGCTTGAGCCGCGGGGCTATTCTTGAATTTATCGTCATTGCGCCCCGCGAAGAGATCCTTCAGCGTTTGTCTTCTTATTATCCGCACTTCGTGTGCCATCGGCTCTTCAGGCGTAGCCTTCTTCCTTGCGCCCGCGGATAAAGACCTTCATTTCCCCTGGTTGCGCCGTATCACGATTGGGCTTCGCACCTTTCAGTTCCCTCTTCATCGGGAAGGACTCTTCACGGCATGCAGCATCTCTGAAAGACAAGCTGAAACAGCCTTTCAGTTCCCTCTTCATCGGGAAGGACTCTTCACGCCTTAAACGGCCGCCACGGCAAGCCGGCGGGCCATGCTTTCAGTTCCCTCTTCATCGGGAAGGACTCTTCACGTGCGGCCGTATTCCAACAATCCGTATCTCAGCGGAGTCTTTCAGTTCCCTCTTCATCGGGAAGGACTCTTCACGTTCGCCCCACGGTTGCAGAGCGTGGAACAGAGAGAGGCTTTCAGTTCCCTCTTCATCGGGAAGGACTCTTCACGCGCGTACCAGGAATGATTGACCTTTCCATCTGACAGCTTTCAGTTCCCTCTTCATCGGGAAGGACTCTTCACGTGGGACGAGGTTGGCTTGCCGGAATAGTTGATTGCCTTTCAGTTCCCTCTTCATCGGGAAGGACTCTTCACGGGAGGATCGCATGGGGACAACCGCCTACAAATCGTTCTTTCAGTTCCCTCTTCATCGGGAAGGACTCTTCACGGTCGATGGTGCTGGCGTGGGCGCAGATGCCGAAGTTCTTTCAGTTCCCTCTTCATCGGGAAGGACTCTTCAACCGAAATGCTGGCCCCAGAAGTGGCTCCGGGACCGGCCTTTCAGTTCCCTCTTCATCGGGAAGGACTCTTCACGCGTAGATCCACTCGGCTCATTCGGCCAGGTTTGTGCTTTCAGTTCCCTCTTCATCGGGAAGGACTCTTCACGGTTGTCGTTTGCATGCTGCTATCCGGCATGCTCAGCCTTTCAGTTCCCTCTTCATCGGGAAGGACTCTTCAACCGACGAGACGTGTTGCTGGTCTGAGATGTTGATCCACTTTCAGTTCCCTCTTCATCGGGAAGGACTCTTCAACTCGGCTGCGGACTGGGCGACAGGCCCAAGTCCGTGCTTTCAGTTCCCTCTTCATCGGGAAGGACTCTTCAACGCCGGATATGCGGCCAGGCCCACTCAAACAGCTTGTCTCTTTCAGTTCCCTCTTCATCGGGAAGGACTCTTCAACACCCTCAGCGGTGAGACTAGCCGCAACGGTGAGACCTTTCAGTTCCCTCTTCATCGGGAAGGACTCTTCAACCCAGTCAGTCTTTGCTCAAGCCGGGGGCATTGTCTCCTTTCAGTTCCCTCTTCATCGGGAAGGACTCTTCAACGTTATGAAGGAATATCCACAATCTGGATTTTCAGGAACTTTCAGTTCCCTCTTCATCGGGAAGGACTCTTCAACGCCGGAATGCGCGGCAGGACGATGCGCGCGAGCGTCCTTTCAGTTCCCTCTTCATCGGGAAGGACTCTTCAACGATTAAGTGGGCCAGGAAGGATCGCGGGCTCACCCAACCTTTCAGTTCCCTCTTCATCGGGAAGGACTCTTCAACGAGTCGAGGAGCCCTGGGGGGATGCGCCGATCAATCCTTTCAGTTCCCTCTTCATCGGGAAGGACTCTTCAACCGATAGATCGGAATACCCGCCTTGTCGGCTTCCGGCCTTTCAGTTCCCTCTTCATCGGGAAGGACTCTTCAACGGCGGCTGACTTGGTCCGCGCCTATCACGCTCGCATCCTTTCAGTTCCCTCTTCATCGGGAAGGACTCTTCAACCATGTGACGTATCAACGCCATCCAGATATATCGCTACTTTCAGTTCCCTCTTCATCGGGAAGGACTCTTCAACGGCTGCTCTATGTCGATACAGATTCGGTGTTCGTGCCTTTCAGTTCCCTCTTCATCGGGAAGGACTCTTCAACCGTGGGAGCTGGGTTGGGGCCACGTGCCGTGACGATCTTTCAGTTCCCTCTTCATCGGGAAGGACTCTTCAACGGGCAGCAGCTCACGCTCCACCTGCCGGAGGTAGATCCTTTCAGTTCCCTCTTCATCGGGAAGGACTCTTCAACTCTGTTGCCGAACGTGCGCGGCACGGTATCTTGAACTTTCAGTTCCCTCTTCATCGGGAAGGACTCTTCAACCGGGTGTGGGCGGCTGCGAGCCGTGCCAGCCTGAAAGCTTTCAGTTCCCTCTTCATCGGGAAGGACTCTTCAACGATGGTGCAGAGAATGTCAGAACGGAGGGCTGCGTCTTTCAGTTCCCTCTTCATCGGGAAGGACTCTTCAACTTCGAGCCGATCGTGATGGTCGGGGTAAATTCGACCGCTTTCAGTTCCCTCTTCATCGGGAAGGACTCTTCAACTGCCAGCCGGGGAAAGAGGCCGAAGACCGGATTGCGTCTTTCAGTTCCCTCTTCATCGGGAAGGACTCTTCAACGACCCGGCGACGTGGGAAGGGGAATCCGAAGTCGATCCTTTCAGTTCCCTCTTCATCGGGAAGGACTCTTCAACTTCTCGCCTCTCGCTCCGCTCCGAAAGCAATTCCTCTCTTTCAGTTCCCTCTTCATCGGGAAGGACTCTTCAACTCGGATCAGGTGGTAGACATCACCTACTTCCTCGCGTCTTTCAGTTCCCTCTTCATCGGGAAGGACTCTTCAACCACCCCAGATAGGCCCTTCCCTAGAAGGACACCTACTTTCAGTTCCCTCTTCATCGGGAAGGACTCTTCAACAAGGTGACGCGGAGCAGCTCGCGCCGCGCCTGAGACCTTTCAGTTCCCTCTTCATCGGGAAGGACTCTTCAACAATTTATTGCGTGGTTGTCTGATGGGTCCGACTGTTCTTTCAGTTCCCTCTTCATCGGGAAGG
The DNA window shown above is from Nitrospira tepida and carries:
- the purM gene encoding phosphoribosylformylglycinamidine cyclo-ligase; amino-acid sequence: MATYRQAGVDIEAGNEFVRRITPLVRSTFRPEVLTDLGGFGGLFRFDPSRYREPVLVSGTDGVGTKLKIAFLMDKHDTVGIDLVAMSVNDIAVSGAEPLFFLDYFATGKLAIGVAETVVRGIAEGCRQAGCALIGGETAEMPSFYPDGEYDLAGFAVGVVDRQKIIDGHDIVPGDLLVGLASTGLHSNGFSLARRVLLDDAVLTVSSRVDDLAHSLGETLLTPTRIYVRTVLKLIAAHRIKGIAHITGGGITENLPRVFPQGRLGLIRRGSWAIPPIFPLIQRLGRVEEEEMYRVFNMGIGLILVVPAEEAEKVVMSARQEGETAWIIGEVAQGSAVERRVDYVG
- the rlmD gene encoding 23S rRNA (uracil(1939)-C(5))-methyltransferase RlmD yields the protein MGESVVVDIEKLVQGGYGLARLEGRTLFVRGAAPGEQVEVRLGPARGQYQEAWVQRVVRASADRVAAPCEVYGRCGGCQFQHLHYGSELHWKKEILLETLKRVGKIDGLPMPEVVPSPSEYGSRGVVRFGLLRRGNGFALGFHEEGSVRLVAATDCLLLTTVLREQVRVIQTRLGAMASLGCLVHSIELRASSTFDQTLMIVRTDAAHQRAIGRVTDLAQDLPDLVGLVVLGERGGREQRWVEGQDWIAERLDDLLFRIGDRSFMQSNWAVTQSLVQTVIEWTEPTVGLRVLELFAGIGTLGLPLAKRGSLVTMVESNPWASADARRAAKGNHIGRCRFRVAPVEQFLTAEPSMEYDVILLDPPRTGLNRDCVQGLLRADHARLLYVSCDPPTLARDLRRLLDGGYRIVRLQSFDMFPRTAHLETLVELAR
- the purN gene encoding phosphoribosylglycinamide formyltransferase, whose translation is MSVNGKSQRVRIGVLASGRGSNLQAIIDAIEAGTLQAHIVVVISNKRDAQALERARRHGLQDVFVDPKPFAGQPDSREAYDRALLDVLHKHEVELVLLAGYMKIVTPVLTQAYENRMMNIHPSLLPAFPGLDVQKKALEWGVKVAGCTVHFVTPGVDEGPIIVQAAVPVLEQDTPETLATRILAEEHRIYPRAVQLYAEGRLRVEGRRVHVEGAPAAAVTSLLNP